One window of the Nocardia terpenica genome contains the following:
- a CDS encoding class I SAM-dependent methyltransferase: MDDNRCRASDLVSAASEGIGYNNYDEFADGYASDNEKTPFNTLYERPAILALAGDVRGCRVLDAGCGAGGHAAALIGRAAVVTGVDLSTNMLRIARHRVGPDVALHHADLRAPLPFDDHAFDLVLSSLVMHYLPAWEPTLDEFHRLLVPHGRLVLSTRHPFADQRINGTDDYFGTYAFTDTWIRNGRRMPMRFWHRPLRAMLAAFHSTGFIVDDIAEPDPQPAMASIDPITYRRLSRTPQFIFFALTSR, encoded by the coding sequence ATGGATGACAACAGATGCCGAGCCTCCGACCTGGTCAGTGCCGCGTCGGAAGGCATCGGTTACAACAACTACGACGAGTTCGCGGACGGATACGCGTCCGACAACGAGAAAACGCCCTTCAACACTCTGTATGAACGGCCGGCGATCCTCGCTCTCGCTGGCGACGTGCGGGGGTGTCGAGTGCTCGACGCGGGTTGCGGCGCTGGTGGCCATGCCGCAGCGCTGATAGGTCGTGCCGCGGTGGTCACCGGAGTCGACCTCAGCACGAACATGCTCCGCATCGCGCGCCACCGAGTCGGCCCGGACGTCGCGCTGCACCACGCCGACCTCCGCGCCCCGCTACCGTTCGACGACCACGCGTTCGATCTGGTGCTGTCATCGCTGGTGATGCACTACCTCCCAGCATGGGAACCGACGCTCGACGAGTTCCACCGGCTACTCGTACCCCACGGCCGACTGGTCCTGTCCACCCGCCATCCCTTCGCAGATCAGCGGATCAACGGCACCGACGACTACTTCGGCACCTACGCCTTCACCGACACCTGGATCCGCAACGGCCGCCGGATGCCGATGCGGTTTTGGCACCGTCCACTACGAGCCATGCTCGCAGCCTTCCACTCCACAGGATTCATCGTCGACGACATCGCCGAGCCCGACCCGCAACCTGCAATGGCCAGCATCGACCCGATAACTTACCGAAGGCTCTCGCGCACACCGCAGTTCATCTTCTTCGCCCTCACCAGCCGATAA